A region from the Mycobacterium heidelbergense genome encodes:
- a CDS encoding class I adenylate-forming enzyme family protein, protein MTEPTALVFEERRFSLPQLDALADGLAATLIKGGVTAGQRVAVMASNRPEFVAVVLAIWRLGATAVLISPAWKRDEVDHALALTEPAHAVGDHPVLAALMPMLHLDEPITAGEPITRSLPPRDAVLVFSSGTTGLPKAVRHTHAALDEAVGHWRRALRLTRRDRIQVATPSSHILGLLNILTALRTGARLRLHARFDVDGMLRHIQNDRITVEMAVAPIALAIAAHPKLESYDLSSLRFIMWGATPVSPSVAETVTRRTGVGWLPAYGTTELPVIACNPLKGVRLDSVGRPVAGVRVRVVSLETGEPVRPGEVGEIQARSPSLMAGYLPAEATAEAIREGWYRTGDVGWLDADGWLRITDRLKEMIKVRGFQVAPAEIETVLHGHPAVKDCAVFGIPDGSNGEAIVAAVVARVPDNPAIAADLTARVDEKLASYKHLSRVVFVDDIPRLPSGKVLRRLLKEQYGCTSDA, encoded by the coding sequence GTGACCGAGCCGACCGCGCTCGTGTTCGAGGAACGCCGATTCAGTCTGCCTCAGCTCGACGCGTTGGCCGACGGGCTCGCCGCGACCCTGATCAAGGGCGGCGTCACCGCAGGTCAGCGGGTTGCCGTCATGGCGTCGAACCGGCCGGAGTTCGTCGCCGTCGTGCTGGCGATCTGGCGACTGGGCGCCACGGCCGTGCTCATCAGCCCCGCGTGGAAGCGCGACGAGGTCGACCACGCACTTGCGCTGACCGAACCGGCGCACGCCGTCGGGGACCATCCGGTGCTGGCGGCGCTGATGCCCATGCTGCACCTGGACGAACCGATCACCGCCGGCGAGCCGATAACCCGCTCCCTGCCGCCCCGCGACGCGGTGCTGGTCTTCAGTTCCGGTACCACCGGTCTGCCGAAGGCCGTCCGGCACACCCACGCGGCGTTGGATGAGGCCGTGGGGCACTGGCGCCGAGCCCTGCGGCTGACGCGGCGAGACCGGATCCAAGTGGCCACGCCGTCGTCCCACATCCTCGGGCTGCTCAACATCCTCACGGCGCTGCGAACCGGAGCCCGGCTGCGGCTACATGCGCGATTCGACGTCGACGGGATGCTGCGGCACATCCAAAACGACCGCATCACGGTCGAAATGGCGGTCGCGCCCATCGCTTTGGCGATCGCCGCGCACCCCAAGCTCGAGTCGTATGACCTGTCTTCGCTGCGCTTCATCATGTGGGGAGCAACGCCGGTCAGCCCCAGCGTCGCCGAGACCGTGACACGGCGGACCGGCGTTGGCTGGCTCCCCGCCTACGGCACCACGGAGTTGCCCGTCATCGCCTGTAATCCCTTGAAGGGGGTCCGGCTTGACTCGGTCGGGCGTCCGGTGGCCGGGGTGCGGGTGCGGGTGGTCTCGCTGGAGACCGGAGAGCCGGTCCGGCCGGGGGAGGTCGGCGAAATCCAGGCGCGCTCACCGTCGCTCATGGCCGGCTACCTTCCGGCGGAGGCGACCGCCGAGGCGATCCGCGAGGGCTGGTACCGGACGGGGGACGTCGGCTGGCTGGATGCCGACGGTTGGCTGCGAATCACCGACCGGCTCAAAGAGATGATCAAAGTTCGCGGTTTCCAGGTCGCCCCCGCCGAAATCGAGACGGTGCTGCACGGTCATCCGGCCGTCAAAGACTGCGCGGTGTTCGGCATCCCCGACGGCAGCAACGGTGAGGCGATCGTTGCGGCCGTAGTGGCGCGCGTTCCCGATAACCCCGCAATCGCCGCCGATCTCACCGCCCGCGTGGACGAAAAGCTAGCATCCTACAAACACCTGAGCCGCGTCGTGTTCGTGGACGATATTCCGCGCCTGCCGTCGGGCAAGGTGCTGCGCCGACTCCTCAAGGAGCAATATGGATGTACGTCTGACGCCTGA
- a CDS encoding acyl-CoA dehydrogenase family protein: MDFRDSPDEAAFRERLRTWLSLHVKDFPSSGDEYWARQAQWHQALYQGGFFGLSWPRGYGGQELPPVYDVIVDEELARAGALPRPSVGYLVYGIGRHASEELRKRFLPGIINGTERWCQGFSEPGAGSDLASLTTTATREGDVYVVQGHKIWTSYSDVADWCLLLARTDPEAKRHRGLSAFILEMKQPGVQQRPLRMMNGVTNEFGQVFFDGATVPADRMVGAPGEGWSVAMTVVGHEREPSTLGYAARYGKLVRSLFARTDPPVPEELAWAAVQSEMLTHHVRRRLSEQLDGVSHGPEGSLDKLLMTWVEQSVGHAALAVAGTGDPDLLSAYLYSRAQSVMGGTSQIQKNIIASRILGLGV, translated from the coding sequence TTGGACTTTCGTGACTCACCAGACGAGGCCGCCTTCCGGGAGCGGCTGCGAACCTGGCTCTCCTTGCACGTCAAGGATTTTCCCAGCTCCGGTGACGAGTACTGGGCGCGCCAGGCCCAATGGCATCAGGCCCTCTACCAGGGTGGTTTCTTCGGTCTGTCATGGCCCCGCGGGTACGGCGGCCAGGAGCTGCCGCCGGTGTACGACGTCATCGTGGACGAAGAACTGGCGCGCGCCGGCGCGCTACCGCGCCCCAGCGTCGGCTACCTGGTCTACGGAATCGGGAGGCACGCCAGTGAGGAACTGCGAAAGCGCTTCCTGCCCGGCATCATCAACGGCACGGAGCGGTGGTGCCAGGGTTTCAGCGAGCCGGGCGCCGGCTCGGATCTGGCATCGCTGACTACCACCGCCACTCGTGAGGGTGACGTCTATGTGGTGCAGGGGCACAAGATCTGGACGAGCTACTCCGATGTCGCCGACTGGTGCCTACTGCTGGCCCGCACGGACCCCGAGGCGAAACGACACCGCGGCCTGTCGGCGTTCATCCTCGAGATGAAACAGCCTGGCGTGCAACAGCGCCCGCTGCGGATGATGAACGGAGTCACCAACGAATTCGGCCAGGTGTTCTTCGACGGCGCAACGGTGCCGGCGGACCGGATGGTCGGTGCTCCCGGCGAAGGCTGGTCCGTTGCCATGACCGTCGTCGGTCACGAGCGCGAACCGTCCACGCTCGGCTACGCGGCCAGATACGGCAAGCTCGTCCGAAGCCTGTTCGCGCGCACTGATCCTCCGGTGCCCGAAGAGCTCGCCTGGGCCGCGGTTCAGTCGGAAATGCTGACGCATCACGTTCGGCGGCGGCTCTCCGAACAGCTGGACGGGGTGTCGCATGGGCCCGAAGGGTCTCTCGACAAGCTCCTGATGACCTGGGTCGAGCAATCCGTGGGTCACGCCGCCCTGGCGGTCGCGGGGACCGGTGATCCGGATCTGCTCAGCGCCTATCTATACAGCCGCGCGCAGAGCGTGATGGGCGGCACATCACAGATTCAGAAGAACATCATCGCCTCGCGCATCTTGGGATTGGGAGTCTGA
- the meaB gene encoding methylmalonyl Co-A mutase-associated GTPase MeaB translates to MTIPDLIADARNGSPRAAGRLLSLVEGERRDEVLASVEPSAIRVIGVTGPPGAGKSTTIAALVGSYRERGRRVAVLAVDPSSPFSGGALLGDRIRMAAHINDSDVLIRSVATRGHLGGLAAAVPAAIRLLGAIGYDVVLLETVGVGQSEIEIAAVADPTIVVLNPGAGDAVQAAKAGVLEVADIVAVNKADREGAEQTVRDLRAETNAPIVSLVAARGDGVADLVAAIDDHHRTDSRERRLARARAQILSLAQTRLRAWPDLDRLAEAVVDGHDDPYAAAEKLLPPPQPKNG, encoded by the coding sequence ATGACCATCCCCGACCTGATCGCCGACGCGCGCAACGGATCTCCGCGCGCGGCGGGCCGACTACTCAGCCTCGTCGAAGGCGAACGGCGCGACGAGGTGCTGGCGAGCGTCGAGCCGTCTGCGATCCGCGTCATAGGTGTCACCGGACCGCCGGGTGCGGGTAAGTCGACGACGATCGCGGCCCTGGTCGGTTCCTATCGCGAGCGTGGGCGCCGGGTGGCCGTGCTGGCCGTGGATCCGTCATCCCCCTTCAGCGGCGGTGCGCTGCTGGGTGATCGAATCCGAATGGCCGCGCATATCAACGACTCCGATGTCTTGATCCGTTCGGTGGCAACCCGTGGCCATCTCGGGGGCCTGGCCGCAGCGGTTCCGGCGGCCATCCGCCTGCTGGGCGCGATCGGTTACGACGTGGTCCTGCTCGAAACCGTGGGGGTGGGGCAGTCGGAGATCGAGATCGCCGCCGTCGCCGATCCGACCATCGTCGTCCTCAACCCCGGGGCCGGCGACGCGGTCCAGGCCGCCAAGGCGGGAGTGCTGGAAGTGGCCGACATCGTGGCGGTGAACAAGGCCGACCGGGAGGGCGCCGAACAGACCGTGCGGGACCTGCGGGCCGAAACCAACGCCCCGATTGTCAGTCTCGTCGCCGCCCGGGGCGATGGCGTTGCCGATCTGGTGGCCGCCATCGACGACCACCACCGCACCGACAGTCGGGAGCGCCGGCTGGCCCGTGCCCGGGCGCAGATCCTGTCATTGGCGCAAACCCGGCTGCGGGCGTGGCCGGACCTCGACAGGCTCGCGGAGGCGGTGGTCGACGGCCACGACGATCCCTACGCCGCGGCCGAAAAGCTGTTGCCCCCACCACAACCGAAAAATGGATAA
- a CDS encoding IclR family transcriptional regulator: MTGPGTGSQTLARGLTALQMVADSPGGLTVQQLADHVGVHRTIAYRLLSTLTQFRLVAKGEDGRYRPAAGLAVLGASFDRNVRQLSLPTLRTLADELGTTVSLLIAEGDQQVAIAVIVPSHVAYQLAFHEGSRYPLSRGAAGIALLASMPPRPGERDLVARARKRGWVTTYGEIEPNTYGLAVPVRREAPCPPTCINLISHREDVVMRGKDAVIKAAQQLSGRLS, encoded by the coding sequence GTGACGGGTCCGGGCACGGGTTCTCAGACGCTGGCCAGGGGGCTGACCGCGCTGCAAATGGTCGCGGATTCGCCCGGCGGGCTGACGGTGCAGCAGCTCGCCGACCACGTCGGCGTGCACCGCACCATCGCCTACCGATTGCTGTCGACGTTGACCCAATTCCGTTTGGTGGCCAAGGGAGAGGACGGGCGCTACCGGCCGGCCGCCGGCCTCGCCGTGCTCGGCGCGTCGTTCGACCGCAACGTGCGCCAGCTCAGCCTGCCGACGTTGCGAACGCTGGCCGACGAGCTCGGCACCACCGTGTCGCTGCTCATCGCCGAGGGCGACCAGCAGGTCGCGATCGCCGTGATCGTGCCGAGCCATGTCGCCTACCAATTGGCCTTTCACGAGGGCAGCCGGTATCCGCTCAGCCGCGGTGCCGCCGGGATCGCGTTGCTCGCGAGCATGCCGCCGCGGCCGGGAGAACGAGATCTGGTCGCCCGGGCCCGGAAGCGCGGCTGGGTGACGACGTACGGGGAGATCGAACCGAATACCTATGGCCTGGCCGTGCCGGTCCGCCGCGAGGCGCCGTGTCCGCCGACTTGCATCAACCTCATCTCCCACCGCGAAGACGTCGTGATGCGCGGCAAAGACGCCGTCATCAAAGCCGCCCAGCAGCTGTCCGGGCGACTGAGCTGA
- a CDS encoding acyl-CoA dehydrogenase family protein — translation MDVRLTPEQQQLRDAAAKLADDLGPGAVRDLDDKSRIARLDKQIETTGWRSLRSDGASGVEVAIVAEEFGRRLVDAPFLGPVLVDDLARHLGADGAGATTAFGERAIDTRGAQRALLLSGNTVLASDVGPGRTGADLTRAEADITGSPVALGEVTPGVAARWLALALVTTSADLVGIARGAHAVACDYAKMREQYGKTIGSYQAVAHMLAESLALIEGSVSVLRHAAWSVDELRPAEAIRAAQVAKVYCARATRTVCETAVQVHGGIGNTWDCLVHVYLRRALTSTKLWPVTLKEIDFGLS, via the coding sequence ATGGATGTACGTCTGACGCCTGAGCAGCAGCAGCTGCGTGACGCCGCCGCCAAGCTGGCCGACGACCTCGGGCCCGGGGCGGTGCGGGACCTCGACGACAAGAGTCGAATCGCACGTCTGGACAAGCAGATCGAAACGACGGGCTGGAGGTCGCTGCGTTCCGACGGGGCCTCCGGCGTCGAAGTGGCCATCGTCGCGGAGGAATTCGGGCGCCGACTGGTCGACGCGCCGTTTCTGGGACCCGTGCTGGTCGACGACCTGGCGCGGCACCTCGGCGCCGACGGCGCGGGGGCGACCACGGCCTTCGGCGAGCGGGCAATCGACACGCGGGGCGCTCAGCGCGCCCTACTGCTCTCCGGCAACACGGTCCTGGCGAGCGACGTGGGCCCCGGTCGCACCGGCGCCGATTTGACCCGGGCCGAAGCGGACATCACGGGATCGCCGGTGGCTCTCGGTGAGGTGACCCCCGGCGTCGCCGCGCGGTGGCTGGCGCTCGCCCTGGTCACCACGTCGGCGGACCTGGTCGGAATCGCCCGCGGCGCGCACGCCGTCGCCTGCGACTACGCGAAAATGCGCGAGCAGTACGGCAAAACGATCGGGTCCTATCAAGCTGTCGCACACATGTTGGCCGAAAGCCTTGCGCTGATTGAGGGTTCGGTGAGCGTGTTGCGTCACGCCGCATGGTCGGTCGACGAACTGAGACCGGCCGAAGCCATCCGGGCCGCGCAGGTCGCGAAGGTGTATTGCGCGCGCGCCACCCGCACCGTGTGCGAGACGGCGGTGCAGGTGCACGGTGGCATCGGCAATACCTGGGACTGTCTGGTTCATGTCTACCTGCGCCGCGCGCTGACATCGACCAAATTGTGGCCGGTAACTCTCAAGGAGATCGACTTTGGACTTTCGTGA
- a CDS encoding alpha/beta fold hydrolase — protein sequence MAEFESIWSDLQGVAFEQGYLDVGGVRTRYLRAGRPGMPVLVLLHGSGGHAEAYVRNLAAHADHFWTWSIDMLGHGYTDKPGHPLEVGDYVEHLMAVLRTIGVDRACLSGESLGGWVAARAAVDHPDVVDRLVLNTAGGSQADPVVMKRIITLSMAAAEDPTWETVQARIKWLMADKSKDYDDLVASRQRIYRQPGFVAAMRDIMALQDTEIRARNILGPAEYGSITAPTLVLWTSDDPTADVTEGRRIASMIPNARFEVMPGCGHWPQYEDAKTFNRLHLDFLLGR from the coding sequence GTGGCGGAGTTCGAGAGCATCTGGAGCGATCTCCAGGGCGTCGCGTTTGAGCAGGGCTATCTCGACGTGGGCGGAGTGCGGACTCGCTATCTGCGCGCCGGCCGGCCCGGCATGCCGGTGCTGGTGCTGTTGCACGGATCCGGTGGCCACGCCGAGGCTTACGTCCGCAATCTGGCCGCGCACGCCGATCACTTCTGGACGTGGTCGATCGACATGCTGGGCCACGGCTACACCGATAAGCCGGGCCACCCGCTCGAAGTTGGCGACTACGTCGAGCACCTGATGGCCGTGCTACGCACCATCGGTGTCGATCGCGCCTGCCTGAGCGGCGAATCGCTCGGAGGCTGGGTGGCCGCGCGCGCCGCCGTCGACCATCCGGACGTGGTCGACCGGCTGGTGCTCAACACCGCCGGCGGCTCGCAGGCCGATCCCGTGGTGATGAAGCGGATCATCACCCTGTCCATGGCGGCCGCCGAGGACCCGACGTGGGAGACGGTTCAAGCGCGGATCAAATGGTTGATGGCCGACAAGTCCAAGGACTACGACGACCTGGTCGCCAGCCGCCAACGGATCTACCGCCAGCCCGGATTCGTCGCGGCCATGCGCGACATCATGGCGCTGCAGGACACCGAGATTCGCGCGCGCAACATCCTCGGCCCGGCCGAATACGGGTCGATCACCGCGCCGACGCTGGTGCTGTGGACGAGCGACGACCCGACCGCCGACGTGACCGAGGGCCGCCGCATCGCGTCGATGATCCCCAACGCGCGCTTCGAAGTGATGCCCGGCTGCGGTCATTGGCCGCAGTACGAGGACGCCAAGACCTTCAATCGCCTGCACCTCGACTTCCTGCTGGGGCGGTGA
- a CDS encoding DUF167 domain-containing protein yields MSDSVVVKVKPGSRKGPLVEVGPDGELTIYVRERAVDGRANDAVTRLLAAHLQLPRSRVELVSGMTSRVKRFRVS; encoded by the coding sequence ATGAGCGACTCCGTCGTCGTCAAGGTCAAGCCCGGAAGTCGCAAGGGACCGCTCGTCGAGGTCGGTCCTGACGGTGAGCTGACAATCTACGTCCGGGAGCGGGCGGTTGACGGCAGGGCCAACGACGCGGTCACGCGGTTGCTGGCAGCGCACCTCCAATTACCGAGAAGCAGAGTCGAATTGGTCTCCGGAATGACATCCCGGGTCAAGCGTTTCCGGGTGAGCTGA
- a CDS encoding enoyl-CoA hydratase/isomerase family protein has product MYDMPVEIDVCADGALRIITLNRPDSLNSVNDNLHVGLARLWQRLSDDPTARAAVLTGAGRAFSAGGDFAYLAELAADADLRAKTIRDGREIVLGMARCRIPVVAAVNGPAVGLGCSLVALSDIVYIAEDAYLADPHVQVGLVAADGGPLTWPLHISLLLAKEYALTGTRIRAERAVELGLANHMVAAPLAEAIACAQRIMELPQQAVESTKRVLNIHLERAVLASLDYALSAEHQSFTTDDFRSIIAKLNAGKN; this is encoded by the coding sequence GTGTACGACATGCCTGTTGAAATTGACGTCTGCGCCGACGGCGCACTGCGGATCATCACCCTGAACCGGCCCGACTCGCTCAACTCGGTCAACGACAACCTGCACGTCGGACTCGCGCGGCTGTGGCAGCGGCTCAGCGACGACCCCACCGCCCGCGCCGCGGTGCTCACCGGCGCCGGCCGGGCGTTTTCGGCGGGCGGCGATTTCGCGTATCTCGCCGAGTTGGCGGCCGACGCCGACCTGCGCGCCAAGACCATCCGAGACGGACGCGAGATCGTGTTGGGCATGGCGCGGTGCCGAATTCCCGTGGTGGCGGCGGTCAATGGCCCGGCCGTCGGGCTGGGCTGCAGCCTGGTGGCCCTGAGCGACATCGTCTACATCGCCGAAGACGCCTACCTCGCCGACCCGCATGTGCAGGTGGGACTGGTCGCCGCCGACGGCGGACCGCTGACCTGGCCGCTGCACATCAGCCTGCTGCTCGCCAAGGAATACGCGCTGACCGGCACGCGAATTCGCGCCGAGCGGGCCGTCGAACTCGGCTTGGCCAACCACATGGTGGCCGCCCCCCTCGCCGAGGCGATCGCCTGTGCGCAGCGGATCATGGAGCTGCCCCAGCAGGCGGTCGAGAGCACCAAGCGCGTGCTCAACATTCATCTGGAGCGCGCGGTTCTCGCCAGCCTGGACTACGCGCTGTCGGCCGAGCACCAGTCGTTCACCACCGACGACTTCCGGTCGATCATCGCCAAACTGAATGCGGGAAAGAACTGA
- a CDS encoding FAD-dependent oxidoreductase: MPWDHEVDVVVLGSGGAGLTAALAAAAAGASVEVFEKAPTVGGTTAVSGGIAWIPAHNRSPDGELTVADALRYLRAQSLASMDDALVETFVRTGPAMLDFVEAHSGLRFEIATGFPDYRPELPGGRPSGGRSLSAAPFDLTALGEWGSRITSFPADCSNVGFDAETRARLHAAVDEQTGQLCVAGTALIAGLLKGLLESGVAPRVNARAEQLIAESGEITGVRIAVPEGTMSVRARRGVILGTGGFEWDTVLVQAFLRGPMHGAVSPPNNTGDGLRMAMAQGADLANMGEAWWVPIVRIPGDTIDGKQRSRSVRLERTRPRSIIVNSAGRRFVNEACDYNSMAGAFHYLDPRGGYVNDRGWMVFDAVHLRRYGFLGIAAGQAAPDWFCESADLAELAARTGIDADGLTRTIREWNRHVAAGSDPDFGRGSSAYDGYWGDDSATTLAGKTLGPIDTAPYYAVPVCIGAMGTKGGPRTDRDGRVLHVGGDPIPGLFAAGNAMAGPTGRAYGGAGGTIGPAMVFGYRAGHAAATGKSVDLR, from the coding sequence ATGCCGTGGGACCACGAAGTCGACGTCGTCGTGCTGGGCAGCGGCGGCGCGGGGCTCACTGCGGCGCTAGCGGCGGCGGCCGCGGGCGCCTCGGTGGAGGTCTTCGAGAAGGCCCCGACCGTCGGCGGGACCACCGCGGTGTCGGGTGGCATCGCGTGGATCCCCGCCCACAACCGTTCTCCCGATGGGGAATTGACGGTAGCCGACGCCTTGCGATACCTGCGTGCGCAGTCTTTGGCTTCGATGGACGACGCCCTGGTCGAAACGTTCGTGCGGACCGGTCCGGCGATGCTCGACTTCGTCGAGGCCCACAGCGGCCTGCGCTTCGAGATCGCCACCGGCTTCCCCGATTACCGGCCGGAGTTGCCGGGCGGGCGGCCGTCCGGGGGCCGATCACTCAGCGCGGCTCCGTTTGACCTCACCGCATTGGGCGAGTGGGGTTCGCGCATCACGTCGTTTCCGGCGGATTGCTCCAACGTCGGTTTCGACGCCGAAACCAGAGCCCGCCTGCACGCGGCGGTGGATGAACAAACCGGTCAGCTCTGCGTTGCCGGCACCGCATTGATCGCGGGCCTTCTCAAGGGTTTGTTGGAGTCGGGGGTGGCGCCGCGGGTGAACGCGAGGGCCGAACAACTCATCGCCGAGTCCGGCGAAATCACCGGAGTGCGGATCGCGGTGCCGGAGGGGACCATGAGCGTGCGCGCTCGGCGCGGGGTCATCCTGGGCACCGGCGGCTTCGAATGGGATACCGTTCTGGTGCAAGCCTTTCTGCGCGGCCCGATGCACGGCGCGGTGTCCCCGCCGAACAACACCGGGGACGGCCTGCGCATGGCGATGGCGCAGGGCGCGGACCTCGCCAACATGGGCGAAGCCTGGTGGGTGCCGATCGTACGAATACCGGGCGACACCATCGACGGCAAGCAACGCAGCCGCAGCGTCCGGCTGGAACGTACCCGCCCGAGAAGCATCATCGTCAATTCGGCCGGCCGTCGGTTCGTCAACGAGGCGTGCGATTACAACTCGATGGCCGGCGCCTTCCACTACCTCGATCCCCGCGGCGGGTATGTCAACGATCGAGGATGGATGGTCTTCGACGCAGTCCACTTGCGGCGCTATGGATTTCTCGGCATTGCGGCCGGGCAAGCCGCCCCCGACTGGTTCTGCGAGTCGGCGGATCTTGCCGAATTGGCCGCAAGGACCGGCATCGACGCCGACGGCCTCACCCGCACGATCCGGGAATGGAACCGTCATGTGGCCGCCGGCTCCGACCCGGACTTCGGCCGCGGTTCCAGCGCCTACGACGGGTATTGGGGCGACGACAGCGCCACCACCCTCGCCGGGAAGACCCTCGGCCCGATCGACACCGCGCCCTACTACGCGGTGCCGGTGTGCATCGGCGCGATGGGCACCAAAGGGGGGCCGCGCACCGACCGCGACGGCCGCGTGCTGCATGTCGGTGGCGATCCGATACCGGGCCTGTTCGCCGCCGGCAACGCCATGGCCGGGCCGACCGGACGGGCCTACGGCGGGGCCGGCGGAACCATCGGTCCGGCAATGGTTTTCGGCTACCGGGCGGGCCACGCGGCCGCGACCGGGAAGTCGGTCGACCTTCGGTAG
- a CDS encoding proline iminopeptidase-family hydrolase → MQGTIAVPGGNVWFKRVGGGPGLPLLAVHGGPGLPHNYLGSLERLADEREVIFWDQLGCGKSERPSNTELWTMERSVAEMNAVAAALGLNRFHIFGNSWGGMLAQQYALDVASGAVSLTISNSIASIPQFSDMVARLKSELDPTVQSAIERHEAAGTTYAAEYQDAIRTWNETYLCRVRPWPPELVEAFRNSGTQIFKTMFGPSDFHIVGTIRSWNVFDRLAEITLPTLILAGRFDECVPEHMWEMHQRIGGSRFELFESSAHMPFIEEPDRFDRVMRAFLRLHDSPRAR, encoded by the coding sequence CTGCAGGGAACAATCGCGGTCCCCGGGGGAAATGTCTGGTTCAAGCGGGTCGGCGGCGGGCCGGGTCTTCCGCTGCTCGCGGTCCATGGGGGACCGGGTTTACCGCACAACTACCTGGGCTCGCTGGAACGCCTGGCCGACGAGCGGGAAGTCATTTTCTGGGATCAGCTCGGTTGCGGGAAGTCCGAACGCCCGTCGAATACCGAACTTTGGACGATGGAACGCTCGGTGGCCGAAATGAATGCCGTGGCGGCGGCGTTGGGCCTGAACCGCTTTCACATCTTCGGCAATTCGTGGGGCGGGATGCTCGCGCAACAGTACGCGCTTGACGTCGCGTCGGGGGCCGTCAGCCTCACCATCTCCAACAGCATCGCGTCCATACCGCAATTCTCGGACATGGTGGCCCGCCTGAAATCGGAACTGGATCCAACAGTTCAGTCCGCCATCGAACGTCACGAAGCCGCCGGGACCACCTACGCGGCCGAATACCAGGACGCGATCCGCACCTGGAACGAAACTTACCTTTGCCGTGTTCGCCCCTGGCCCCCAGAGCTCGTGGAGGCCTTCAGGAACTCCGGCACCCAGATCTTCAAGACGATGTTCGGCCCCAGCGACTTTCACATCGTCGGGACCATCCGAAGCTGGAACGTGTTCGACCGGTTGGCCGAGATCACATTGCCGACCCTGATCCTCGCGGGCAGGTTCGACGAGTGCGTGCCCGAACACATGTGGGAAATGCACCAACGTATTGGGGGCTCCCGGTTCGAGCTGTTCGAGTCGAGCGCTCACATGCCGTTCATCGAGGAGCCGGACCGGTTCGATCGGGTGATGCGCGCGTTCCTGCGGCTACACGACTCGCCGCGAGCGCGGTGA